CTTTCTGGGGGAGATCTTCTGGATCGCCCCGCTGGCCGAGCTGCGCCAGGTCGGCGGCCGGGTCAAGATGGACGAAGAGTCGTATGTCTTTCCCTGCAAGATCAGGTTCCTGGGAACCCACGACGAATTAAAAGCCAACATGTCGGTCAATGTTGATATTGTGACCAAGCAAGTTGCGAACGCCTTGCTGGTGCCGCGCGAATCATTGGTCAGCAAGGGTGAAGCCCAGACGGTGTTCGTCATCAAGGGAGGACGCTCCCTCCAGATCCCGCTGACGATCGGGATCCGTTCGTTCGCCAGTGTTGAAGCTTTGTCCGGCGTCCAGGCCGGTGATCTGGTCGCCGTGGCCAACGGATCTAAGCTCAAGGATAAAGGGAGGGTCAAGATTGAACGATAAGCCCGTTGTCCGGATCAACGGCGTTAAGAAGCTCTACCTGATGGGGAAGGTCGAAGTGCCGGCCCTGCAAGGGATAAATTTGCAGATCGGCCGGGGCGAGTTTGTCTCGATCATGGGACCGTCGGGTTGCGGGAAATCGACCTTGATGCATATTGTCGGCTGTCTCGACCGGCCGACCAGCGGCCACATTCTGCTGGACGAGGTCGATGTTGACGAACTGGACGACAATTCGCTGGCCGGCATCCGCAACCAGAAAGTCGGTTTTGTCTTCCAGACTTTCAACCTCCTCCCCAAGCTCAACGCTATCGAGAACGTGGAACTGCCGCTGATCTATGCCGGTGTCCCTTTTGACCGTCGGCGTAAAAAAGCGGCGGAGATCCTGGCCCTGGTCGGCTTGCAGGACCGTTTGTTCCATAAACCGTCGGAACTTTCCGGCGGCCAGAGCCAGCGGGTGGCGATCGCCCGGGCGCTGGTCAACGACCCGTCGATCATCCTGGCTGATGAGCCGACCGGCAACCTCGATTCAAAAAGCGGCGATGAGATCATCCACCTCTTCATGGAGCTGAATGCCAGGGGGATCACCATGATCATAGTCACCCATGACCAGGATATTGCCAACCATAGCAAGCGGATCATCCGCCTCAAAGACGGCCTGGTCGTGGCCGATAGCGCGGTCCCCGACATGGAAGACGATCAGCGCCATAACCGCCGCTCATGATCAACCTGGTCGAACCGGCCAAGATCGCCTTCGGCTCACTCCTCAGCAACCGGACCCGTTCCCTCCTGACCATGCTTGGGGTGATCATTGGCGTGGCCGCGGTCATCACCCTGGTCTCGATGGGCGAGGGGGCTAAAAGTTACATCATGGACCAGATCGGCAGTTGGGGAGTCGGCTCGAACAGCATTACGATCCAGCCTGGCAATGAGAATACCCACGCGATCGAGTTGACCCTGACTTACGAAGATGGCCAGGCGCTGCGGCAAAAAGTCAGCAATTTGCAGTACTTGATGACAGAATTCGTCGGCCGGGGGCGGTTGGTTTACGGTAAGACAGAATATAAGCCAGGTTATACTCTAGGCGTCTCCGCCGATTATCCCTATGCCTATAAACAAAAAGCGGTCGAAGGGCGGTTTTTTTCGCAGGCCGAAGACTCCGGCCGGAAACGGGTGGTGGTCATTGGCAAGACGGTCGCCCGCAAGATGTTCGGGGAATTTTCGCCGATCGGCGAGAACATCAAGATCAATGGCGTCGGCTTCAAAGTGATCGGGCTCCTGGAAGAAAAGGGGACGATGCTGACCTATGACATGGATGACATGGTCCTGATCCCGTCAACTCTTTCTGAACTGGTCCTCGGCACCAATAAGATCTGGGAGATGTTCCTGACCGTTAACAACGAGAGCCAGGTCCCGCAGGCGATCCGGGAGATCAAGAAGATCCTGATCACCCGGCATCGCAAGGAAGATTTCCATACCCATACCCAGCAGGGGATGATCGACATGATCAATAATATCCTGAACGCCATGACGGGGATCGTTTCGGCGATCGCCGCCATTTCCCTTCTGGTCGGCGGCATCGGGATCATGAACATCATGCTGGTGGCGGTCACGGAACGGACCAGGGAGATCGGTATCCGCAAGGCGATCGGCGCCAAGCGGCTGGATATTTTCCTCCAGTTTGTTTTTGAATCGGTCCTGATCACGATGAGCGGAGCGTTCCTGGGCATTTTGTTCGGCACACTGGCCGCCTGGGGGATCATGGCGGCGTTGAGGATGGAAGCGGTCATCGCCTGGGGGGCGGCCTATCTGGCCTGCCTGGTCGCCTTTTTCGTCGGGACCTTCTTTGGCGTCTATCCGGCGATGCGCGCATCTAAACTGGACCCGGTCGAGGCGTTGAGGTTTGAGGTCTAGACCCTCATCCGTTACGTTGGCTTATGACCCTCATCCGCTAGTGTTGAGGACGGGTACCTTCTCCCAGAGGGAGAAGGTGTGGTGTTGAGGTGGCGGGGTGAAGAGCCCTCATCCGTGACGTTGAGGATACGTACCTTCTCCCAGAGGGAGAAGGTGTGGAGCAGGGTAAGACAGCCCTCATCCGTTACGTTGGCTTATGACCCTCATCCGCTAACGTTGAGGATGCGTACCTTCTCCCAGAGGGAGAAGGTGACTAGCGGAAAAAAAGTCAGACTGTGTTTGTTGAGTGAAATAGGAACAATTAGTTAAATAAGGGAAAGGTAATGGATCCCGACATTAAAAAATTAATAGACCTAACGACAATTGTTAAAGTGGATGACAACATATTACGTAAAACGATTTTTGGAGACGCATTTTACGTTAGTAGGTTTATAAATAATCAGGGGCAGCAAATCATTCTAAGCGATTTAGCGCAAAATTGGGAAAATAAGTGGTTGTCATTTGGTGAGCTATGGAATGGGGAAAGACAAAATTATCGGTTTCTATTTGACTCTTTTAAGCTTTATTACTTGAGTTTTGAGCAGTTAAGAATCAATAAAGTATCGTGTATTAATGAAGCTTTTGGTGATAGAGATAAGATGGTCGATTTTAATCAATTAACTGGATTAAATATGTATGGAATGTATTACCATGGCAAGAAATGCATAGACTTGCTTATAAAGCTTAAATTAATTAATGAAAATCACAATGATTGGGCTTTTTGTAAAAAATTCTCAGAAACCAGAAACAAACTAATAGAACATAATTTCAATCCTAACGGACTAAGTTTTCAAATAGCCCCTTCGATCTGGAGCCTTGCGAGTACGGATTCACTTTTGGTTACTCTTGTCCATTCGTCTTCTAATGAAAGAGCCTTTGATGTTTATGTCGACTATTATGATGATTATTATCAGTTGGAAAGAATTCTCGTGAACGTCATTAGGGGTTTTTGAGTTTGTCTGTCTTGCTTGAGGGTTTAATCGATGCAGATTGGGTAATGCTAGGCACCCTCTCCCTCTGGGAGAGGGTACGAAACCTCAACGAAACGGGTGAGGGTCGTAAGGTGCTCGGTCTAAGAACGTAGCACCCTCTCCCTCTGGGAGAGGGTACGTCAGTTTGCGTAAGCGGGTGAGGGTCTTAGGTTGAAACAAATTAAAAAACAGTTTGCCAGACAACTCCGGCAAGACCAAACTTCCGCCGAAGAGAAGGTCTGGGAGTTGTTACGGGATAAGCGATTGCTGGGCTTAAAGTTCCGCCGCCAGCATGTGATCGAGGGTTTTGTGGTAGACTTTTACTGCCATGAACATCGGTTGGCGATAGAGGTGGATGGCGGTATTCATCAGAGCGAAAAGACTATGACGAGGCACGCCAGCAAGTGATCGAAGGCGAAGATGTCCGGTTCATCCGGGTCAATAATGACGATCTCGAAGATAATATGTGCGCTCTGATCAATAAAATTAAGGAGGTCGTAAGCCCTAGTGTTTAACTGCATTGCTAAGAACCCTCTCCCTCTGGGAGAGGGTACGAAACTTCAACGACAGCGGGTGAGGGGATAATGATCTACTCTCTCTGGGAAGAGATGAAACAGGCTTGGCGGGCGCTGTTGTCGAACAAGGTCCGCAGCACCCTGACCATGCTCGGGGTGATCATCGGGATATTCTCGGTCATCACCCTGGTGACGATCGGCGAGGGGGCCAAAACCTACGTTACCGACCAGATCAAGAACCTCGGCGCCGGCTACGATTCGTTCGCCCTGGTGGCCGGCAAGGATATGAGCTCCCCGCCTAATCCGAAATTCACTTATGCCGATATCGCCTTTTTCAAGAACCGCGTCCCGGAGATCCGCGATGTCGTCGCGATGAATGTTGGTTCGGGGGACCTCAACTACGGCAAAAAGGAGCTAAAAGCGATCAGTGTTTTTGGCGTGACCGCCAACTATCTGGAACTAATGGGGGGACAATTGGTTGCTGGGCGGTTTTTTACCCAGGCTGAGGTCGAGTCGCGCCGCAAAGTGGTGGTGATCGGGGCGACGGTCGCCCGGGATATTTTTGGGGACAGCAACCCGCTCGGCGAAAGGCTTAAGATGGATGGCAATCAGTATCTGATCATTGGCCTGTCCAAAGCGCAGGGGAGCATCGGCCCGATGGACATGGACCGGCGGATCATTTTGCCGGCTACGATCGTCAGGAACATGTTCGGTAATTACAATATAATGCGTTTCAATATTTTCCCCAAGGATATCAAACAGCTGGATGAAGTGAAAGAAAAGGTCCGGGTCGTGGTCCAGCGGCGCTTGGGGAACGATGATTTCCGCTTCATGACCCAGCAAGGGATCCTCAACATCGTCAACAACGTGCTCG
This Candidatus Margulisiibacteriota bacterium DNA region includes the following protein-coding sequences:
- a CDS encoding ABC transporter permease; translated protein: MINLVEPAKIAFGSLLSNRTRSLLTMLGVIIGVAAVITLVSMGEGAKSYIMDQIGSWGVGSNSITIQPGNENTHAIELTLTYEDGQALRQKVSNLQYLMTEFVGRGRLVYGKTEYKPGYTLGVSADYPYAYKQKAVEGRFFSQAEDSGRKRVVVIGKTVARKMFGEFSPIGENIKINGVGFKVIGLLEEKGTMLTYDMDDMVLIPSTLSELVLGTNKIWEMFLTVNNESQVPQAIREIKKILITRHRKEDFHTHTQQGMIDMINNILNAMTGIVSAIAAISLLVGGIGIMNIMLVAVTERTREIGIRKAIGAKRLDIFLQFVFESVLITMSGAFLGILFGTLAAWGIMAALRMEAVIAWGAAYLACLVAFFVGTFFGVYPAMRASKLDPVEALRFEV
- a CDS encoding ABC transporter permease, which produces MIYSLWEEMKQAWRALLSNKVRSTLTMLGVIIGIFSVITLVTIGEGAKTYVTDQIKNLGAGYDSFALVAGKDMSSPPNPKFTYADIAFFKNRVPEIRDVVAMNVGSGDLNYGKKELKAISVFGVTANYLELMGGQLVAGRFFTQAEVESRRKVVVIGATVARDIFGDSNPLGERLKMDGNQYLIIGLSKAQGSIGPMDMDRRIILPATIVRNMFGNYNIMRFNIFPKDIKQLDEVKEKVRVVVQRRLGNDDFRFMTQQGILNIVNNVLGALTGFVTGIAAISLLVGGIGIMNIMLVAVNERVREIGVRKAIGAKSRDIILQFLVEAMMISLIGGVLGIILGLLGAFLIMWFIKGTLVIAWWAVILATVVSAAVGIFFGVYPAVRAARLDPVVALRYE
- a CDS encoding ABC transporter ATP-binding protein, which translates into the protein MGKVEVPALQGINLQIGRGEFVSIMGPSGCGKSTLMHIVGCLDRPTSGHILLDEVDVDELDDNSLAGIRNQKVGFVFQTFNLLPKLNAIENVELPLIYAGVPFDRRRKKAAEILALVGLQDRLFHKPSELSGGQSQRVAIARALVNDPSIILADEPTGNLDSKSGDEIIHLFMELNARGITMIIVTHDQDIANHSKRIIRLKDGLVVADSAVPDMEDDQRHNRRS